Within the Cydia pomonella isolate Wapato2018A chromosome 10, ilCydPomo1, whole genome shotgun sequence genome, the region gtagaggagctattAAAATGTTTCTCTTGGCGCACGAAGATTTAAAACTCCTTAGAAGTAGCCTCAAAATTTGACAGGAACAATACTGTTAGACACAGTCGCGCCAGATACAACCGAATTTAGCGTCGCATTTCATTGACAACACGATTAACGCGTTGAGTGTGGTTAGCTACACTTCACTGACGTAATTGCGTCGTGCGTGTCTGTGGTAGGGCTTACTTCTCTGTATCAAGTTGTCACTCTGGTTAGTTAAGTCCTCTGTGGTGACGAAGTAGGCAAacaattattatgtaaataggGACGTTAAATGTTTGTGCTTtagtgaattgtaatattcgtAATGAAGTGTTCTTAAATGAACTGTTTTTCTTCTTGtggtaattataattttaattaagtcaTATTACGGTTTTTGTAGgcatcaaaaacttttttttattataattaaaatcaagGGAGACCGCTAACTCTATAATGGACCTTGGTGTAACTTAGtcaaaatttacaattataataaaagtatGAATAGTCATTctttattttaacaataaacTATGATTATGTAATGGTGTATTTAATCATCATATTCACCGAAAGACGCCCACTGCTGGGTATAGGTTTCCCAAAGACCTATACCTAACACAGCGACTGGTCGTTAGCTGCTCTCATCCAAAGGTTCCCTGCAATTTGAAATAGACTGTCAGTCCACCTGCTGGGGTCGTTTTCCTACTACCTACATCCTTAGATTCGCATGAATTCGCTACTCAAAACCATATTGCACTAACggtctaatataataataacgaGGCGTGACGTAGGAATGTAACAATCCCATCGCCAGCTGGTTTTCCTAGTGCAATTAGTCAACACGAGGGAGCTTGTGGCAAGCTTTTGGGGAGTAGCGATGAATAAAATTGCATGCCATGTTATTATAAATGCAGGCGTCTGTTATATATGCCCGTTCTTATCCCCTTGCGGATGCTGCCTGTACATGCTCCcgtgacacgggcaagggcagaaTGCTCTACGTCACGCAAGTCTCCCAAAAGCCCggagcaccattgttccgtgatgggtaaagacatacttatacttataactttattgcaaataaaaacACCGTGCATTTATTTGAAAATGAGTTTGCGCCGGAGTACCTGTCCTTAGAacgtaatttagttttatttttatataaacctATCAAGAATGATGGCATGATTGGCATGTATGTTAAATGTTTGAGGGGTTCAGGATAAACACGGTATCTTAACATATTTGACCTTAATATTACGAGTACGAGTCACGATCAAAACGAATTTCGTGAATATTTCCTAAATACGCCCGTCCGGGCTTGGGGCACAGACataatatatatctacataTGTAGATGCCTTATGTACCgcaataaaaaacaaatgcGTAAATGTTTCAGCGACATATCTATATTACGTCAGTTAGATATTGTTGTcataatgataattattatatcatCCAACGATTTACACCGAATCGTTAAAGACGACAACATTGATAATATCGCGGTAATTCTGGCTTTCAAAAGTTTACGTTTGACAATCGAAGTAATAGCGCCGTCTGCTATCTACCTACTCAAGCTATCAAAATTGGAGTAGGTATGATTTTTATACACTTTACAAGTTAATAACTCATTGGTTGTAGAATCTATAGTGGTGGTGAATCGATCGCTTAGTATTAGTACAAAATGCATGCAAACAGTTATCATTTCtaaattagatatatttatagttTCGCACCGTTTAACATATATTTGATCAAATAAATGGCCGTCGGTCTATGCAGAGCTTATGCTAAGGTGATTATTATAACAGTGGTCAGTACTGTGTGGTCTACATAGGTGTATGTCCGCCTGCGGGCTCGGGTTATGAAACGAGAATAACAGATGCCTGCCATGTCGTGTCACAAAACTTTCTCCCATCTGTAGCTTTTTCAAAAGATACATGTCCTAACAAAGAAAAATTTATACAAATTACTTTACCTTTACAAAAGTCTAATTTCGTAAGGTTGCCAACTTTTCTTAGACTCGAATATATTTTCACAAATTATTCAATAATAACAAAGGAAATACGTAGATAAGTAAACAAGAAATAGCATTTTGAGGTTTTCTCTACAAGTTTGACATTACATAACGATGGAtgtcgttatttttttgtaaataggttAGAGTGGTCCGAGTCAGAGTGTATTAAAGTGcaaagaggccgttatcgagtTGACGAGTTTAgttgcaaaaatgtcaaattgatagatttagtcgatgaaattgtacaccttttgttaactattagaaataaaaagtataaactggtttctattagcacgtcttgttatctttcattctaatggatcttttttttttaaacagagtcacttaattagtaacgatttttttctgatggacgtttaggtaaacgcgcgtaaagcactgattttgtcgatcttatttgtaaatttcgtaaattttggactgctaaaaatgttaattttgtattacaaatacgagtatcctgtacttcaactttaataaactacatttttattattataaatttgaagtagtgtaaatgaaagacgaaatcaattttctccaaaattacttcaaaacaagtgacaatttgtGTGTATATCGaattaatttcaacgtaattttaatgcttaaacaatctacaacatttgctgaaactgttcttgtacatcattttgtataatttaccaccatatttttgatatttttttataattgtcctTTCTCGTCatatattaccggggacgcacgcttgcgacctcattattaaaaggcaagatgagataTTCTAATATAcgtagaaaccaatacttgttatttagatattacgtaaaaaaggcgtacaatttcaacgactaaatttatcaattttacatgtttgctctaaaatcgttaccgggctcttaaaataaaataacataattgaCTTTATAACCCGAATGGCGAATGAAGCCGAGAATGCCTGAAAGATGTTTCGCCCCCCTGCAATTGATTGGTTTGTAGGCATTGCCTATCAAAACGAATAGCAAATTAATGTGGAAATAAGTAAAACGACGAAGGAAAAGCCTCCAATGCGCGCCTATAACCCAAATCTCCGAATAAAAGGTAACTAGCCTATAATGTGCCATTTTTGTGTTGAGTACCGCCATCATTACGGGTTGGGCACTGAATATAAAATAGTTACATTACGCCATCTAGACGCACCGAATACTAATACTATTTAAGTACTCAAACAATAGGGATTATTTAGATGATTATTATCAGTTCCTGGAActggaaatttaaattttccttTTGCCTATTGATTGTAAAGTTTGGAAGGGTTCCCCACTGAAGGAAGTGGGGCTTTGGCTAGTAAaatcagaccaagacaagtcgattggaagtgttattttaaacgtcaaacttctatgaaattatgacgtataaataactcTTGCACTGCGTGTCctatcaaaatcgttgtagACTTATCTTGGTGTAAGCAAGTCGtaattttaaatactaaatacctatacctacttattaagtATAAGCGCGCACGCTGgatgaaacattttttattttatgtctcATTGTTGTTCTTACCTTAATTGTAACATACAACAGCTATACATACGTGAACAGCAAGATAAAATCATCCCGGGCAAAATAGCTGGCACTGTTTACACTTAGATAAACCCAACTTCATACATATTTAAAGTTTTCGCGAGAAACAacctaaacaaatatttatgggCTGTTTTCACGTTACAGATTTAAGGAGATCACTCCACTCTCTAATGAAAGCCTTTTATAATCTTGTAAAAATACATTCATTTTGCTCATAGGTATGTAAAGtataagttttcatttttaaaaagtatatgttttGAAGATGTGTCCCCAATATTTGCATTCGATGGGGTGGTTGATAACTgaaagcacagaataaataatagtagtaccgtacagaaaggaaacttcctaccaagtcgaagtttgacagcgattcagggcggaatcatgttgtccctttctaatgtatggaactatccctttcggctatttagagttgtcaaaattcatgtaattatcttatctgtgattGTGCACACAAAGGgatgtcaagttgtgccaaccctaataattgcttggAGCAATGCCgcgccgaacggagccgagaaagcccgaacgctctagtttcctccccctgCTGAAAGTTGATACCAAAGTTTGAAATTATTTACCATTGCCAAAGAAAATTAAAGTAGATTCTTTGTCTATGCCATTATACCAGGTGAGcagaagagaattatcgtatcaATGAACTAATTATCGTACACTTATCAAAAAGGCACTACTCccaaaatttcttgcaaaataagcctACATATCCAATATATAAACATCAAAGAAAACGCAAGTTTCCTTTAAAGTGCTCAAAAATCAGtttcatatttgtgtatttaaatGATAGATACGAacagtttacacaaaaattCGACAATGTTGACGTAAACCAACCGGAGCCcatatgtgaccgaaaccggcaaaacgtgtCACTCTGTCGCTTGcaataaggacgccttgacaggttattcgtaaaGAGATGCAAGCAAATCTCgcccttatggcaagcgacaaagtgggacgttttgccagtTTCGGTCACATATTATCGTACGTGCACAATAATTATCGTACGTCTGGCAACActacttcataggcagggtcactatctaggccagaccggtcggaaTTTACTTTGAACTTGGGTAATACCTATCTGACACACTCGTCCTACTTACTCTTTGTAAATTATTCGCCGAAGAACACACATAAAGCAGTTTTTTGACGAATACCATACAGTAAACTGTCTGTATAGTATAGATTGTCAAGCTATTTCCGCCAATAGAAAACAGCggcaaatttataaaaatttcGACGCGAAGGATTATAggcccatagaaaatttgagtTCATTTCGCACCTCTTTCTacagacaaagttgtttgacataCTAATTATACTGACATACtgacaattgggtacttgacacatgttgaatattataacaaaatttagctaaatggatagaaaatgggccattcatttaaaaaaaaagtggaatttaagaagccatattgagattataaaaaaatacagggcTTCAACggctcaaaaaaatttttttttactttcaaatataaaaaaggaaGTAATACAATTCGATTCCTTagatattattgaaaaataaattgtacgacaactatatacataaacgcaatatttcagggtcaaaataacaattttcttgatcttccatacatttaggacagaataatgtaatgtgacgtcacattacattatcattatgttagaggcgtttcaatcgtcaagTGCGAGCCTCAGACtttcatttctgacctttgtgttggcAAATGCCATTAGTTctgtatagacatttgatcctcaggaaaatcaagatcgattgacattatttacaaaaaaacttccAAGTAGCCAATTCTGACATTTACCACACCATTTCCTCATGCCATTTTTACTGATTTTTCCCTTCCAGGCTCCCACAGTAAACAGATCGTGCTATTTACACAAAGAAGAATAACGTTTGAAATAATAAGTTCGTGAATTTATTAAGACCCATTTAAGACCCCATAAAAGTATGGAGATAAGTGTTTACAATATCCACCATGTCGTCGCGAAGTTTTTGAACCTTCGAGAGCATGTATACGTTGCCTCTGATTGGCTGGTGTTCTTTTGTAGCTTCTTATGTTGTCAATGTGCTGAATATATGGCTGAAGGTATGCCCACTGATGGGTTAAGCGAGGCGTCAAGCATCGCGTACAAGGTTGGTCTTTGTATTTTGCCATCGGATAGATGTCGTTCGATACCTCCCTACGCCTTTCGACTGTGGCGGCTAcggcgggtcgctccccaccgatgtGTGGAGGTCAATTGTTATCTTTTTGAGGACGATGTGTGCTGCTGGTGTTGGCCAGCTCTTCGCCATCAATATTATCTACTGGACTGGACGTCGTTCGATAGCCTCCGttaggggggtatgaggggctgcttccgcctttcggctgcgacggctgtcgcgggtcgctccccaccgcCCGGTGGGGAGGTCAATTGGCCTTCATTTGGTGGATGGTGTGTGTggctggtgtgggccagctcttcgctaccgattgTTATCCAACCCtacgacccctagcctggtgataccgtttgagcggggccagggtTTGGGGtcgcggtgaaggcgaccggtagcttagctggcgtgtgcggcAGGCTGTGTCCGAGGTGTGTTGTGCTTGCTCTGCTGCTGCTGGTGGTGTGGGAGGGATCGGGGCAAGTCCCGagcccacctctccggaggTCTGGTGTTGTGGTGTGGCGCGATGTCCCGAAGATGGTCGTGACCGGCGTTGTCCGCGCGGTCAAACATGGCCCGTGCGAGACGCTCGACGAACTCCTACAGGCCGCGCCACTTCAGTGTCTCGATGAGGGCTGCGTTGCTGACGTACCGCGGGCACTTGAGGATGGTCCGCAGTGTGAGGATCTCCTGGCGCCTCATCTTCTCCTTGTTTGACCTGGAACAGAAAGAATACCAGGCAGGTGAAGCGTATGTTAGTCTTGAGCATACGTAAGCTTTGTACAGACCGAGCTTGGTCCGTACAGGGAGCTTACTGCAGAAGATTGGTTGTAGGCACATGCGAGCGGTTTTCGCTTGGCGGACTGTGTCTCTGGTGTGTCGATCCATGTTGAGCCTCGACGCTCGTCTATATTATCTCGTAAACGTACAATGCGGGCTCTACACACTCGTCGAGGGCCTCTCGCTGAGAGTTTCGGCACCGCTCCGGTCCAATCGGAGATGCGCGAGACGAGAAGGGAGCAGTACACACTCGTTCTCGACGTGTCTGGACGATAGTGTATAACAGCCggcataacattttattttctgtagATTCTGTAGGTTGGTAGGAAGTTGCGCCGAATCGGGTCAGGTAGGACgttctcgtttcggaggccaagattattTATGGATCACTGAGCCAAAACAATTAGTTACTTAGTAGGTTATTGCgcctctaataaaataaattaattaattaatttcgaTCATCAGTCCATAGATATTAcaataacttaaattaaaataaaactaggtactacttaaataactaaCTTAGCCCAACACCACCTCTATTGTCCATGTGCATGGCGTTCCATTTCTAGTGTACCATTCTGACTATTCGCTAAGTTCGTGTTCTGAACTGGCGCTGCACATGTACGCAACGCGAGCAGTTAGTAAGCCTTTTAGCAAACAAGCAGAATCACGGCGCGTAAGAAGCAGATATGGACgtaattaagaggaaagaggacgagcGCTTCTCCAAGCAATCgtggtccccattttcctctctagatattgaGATTATGGAAAATAATGTTCCATAATTTGATCTTTGATTAGAAGcgaaaaaacaaatttcatacaaaattttaaatgctcctaactcttataataacttaaaattcgaaaaaaataaacgaaGGGACATAGCTGTGGACATatgttcaataatgttaatattcagaaaggaaaatgaggactacattcaTAAGGAAAGGCTATTTCGCGCGGCTGccgtccactttcgtcttaatggTTTATTAATCTTGACAAAGGCATCTGTAATTTCCTAGTCTTGTTGCTGACACGGCCGCGTAGCTAGTcgtatttttttgtacatacGTGTTTGtgtattaggtacttactttcgCATTCTGTTTAGATAACTCCACGAAAATTGGAAGTAGATACTGCACGGTCGTGTGAAGAATTGTTCCAGACTGCATCCTTGAAGATAAACTTTGACCAGCCTGTAGAACCATGCAACACGGGTGATGATAGATCATGCTCTAAACAACGTACTGTCGAAGAACGAGGGGAACTGGACGGGAAAATGCCTCcggtaatagtttttttttcatagtttatCAATGTACAAATTCGCAAAAGGACCAAAACGCAGGAGCGGGAATGAATGAGAAAAGAAATTCACAAGTAtcgcatttaattttgtatgagttctacttTAATCACACCAATATAACAGAACCGACACTTCAATACAATTTACCGTTTtctatatttttcacgtcagcagctggaacaagggtaatttgcttcTTAAAAAAGTGAgtaaaatcgcattttgctcactgagtgagacaaaataacattcaagtgatctttatattcgaatgtcaatgtaatatgatatgatatgataagtgcatacgtaattcaatgGTATATTTTAGACctccgaaataagtcagaccgcatcgttccaaaacaccctacgagccctcaattgtaataattaattaatgaaataaaagtttaaaactttaataaaaacaccatattttacgtattttattatacaatcaaaacaatgaacttaaaaaaaacccaattgttacgcaaagtaaataattctacttttaacgatctctactatagttgacaaatagctgtatccgcaattcggaccgtatcttacaaagtttttacaaaaaaaagttatcgattgaactgtcaattgatgttcgttacttcattatttcaattcaattaaacttaattgttagaataccttaagaaaacatgaatgaaatagtgatgaagacggattacattttttcaggttgtatttttaccttttaaatatgttcacactgctgtcgtaaaaaaaaatgtgtactacacgagatcaaagttacttatttacaactcgtgcgcttttgagtcccttactgctatattatagaatctttcgcgtGCACGGGACTCACAATATACATCTTTGTACTTTTAGCTCTCTAAGTCGAAGGAGAATTTTATTACCTAACCTTTAACCTGAATCACCTAAATCACAAGACCTGACCCGACCATGAAATAGAACTAGTTTCATTTGGAACAAGTAGTGTAGCTTCAGTCAACGTATCACAATACCTACTCTATTACTATACCTACTCTATTTGTGTAGGGTAGCGGTCACGAAAGCTTTATATTTCTccatagaaatataaatatacataattttcTCTCGCTAAGTGTTTGCTCCGAGTTTTAAGCCTCATAACTTTCCAGCTGCATATTTCTTAGAAAGTTGTGAATGCCGGAAGCCGGCTGTTGGTGGTTAAACCTTTCAGCCCCGCTAATGGGAACAAAAGTAAGTTATTTGAGCATAGAAGAGGATTTAGAAACATTGTGGATCTTAACATTAAGGGTAATAGGGTAGTAGGTAACAAGTAGAGCGTATAAATGAGTAATACCATAgagaaaaaaataagtacgagtatatatcaGCTCTCTtacaataatattaagttgtatgggaggtatggtaAAATGTATTGCTAATAAGCTTAGAACGTgcttattaaaaacaaaatttcacaaagCTTGGTTAAAACTTCTTATAAATAGGATTTTATCTTTCCGTGTGAGCACTATGCTGACTTATTTATGTATGGTAATACATTTATTAgactaaaaactttttttctactcgtcgactgtaatggttgaattaagatttcgtataccaaactgtagttgggtactttttatgtatgggctcccaactctactataatattcatttcgaaacagTTTAGtacaactataatgaaattgaccaatcacagctcgccgccgATACCTAGCtcatattaattatttcttaGGTTGTATAggagaaacaattgcttcataagtcataaatgcacatgtgacacccttaatatagcaacattcatagactacgaaaaccgcttagcgttgcttgttagtctccataggcacCCTAAATCAACCTAATTCTACCATATTCGTTGTTTTGAGTATTGGCTTTCTTATACTTTTTTCCTGTTCATGTTGCGTTGTGCTTATTTGAGCAGT harbors:
- the LOC133522027 gene encoding uncharacterized protein LOC133522027 codes for the protein MEISVYNIHHVVAKFLNLREHVYVASDWLVFFCSFLCCQCAEYMAEGMPTDGLSEASSIAYKITPRKLEVDTARSCEELFQTASLKINFDQPVEPCNTGDDRSCSKQRTVEERGELDGKMPPDNSGESVLTKLTNSPNMDKNITPIASSRNDDYPIVHSHRRVSDQHKMVAEFTE